The Azospirillum sp. TSH100 region GAGCCGCTTGGCGGCGTCCAGCAGGCCTTCGCGGCTGATGGGGTGCGGGCTGGCCATCGGGTGGCGCATCGCGTCGGACTTGATGACGCCGCCCTCCTTCATCAGGATCTTGGCGGTGGCGATGCCGCACTGGCGGTTCTCGTGGTTGATCAGCGGCAGCCAGCGCCCATAGGCGGCCACCGCCGCCTCACGGTCGCCGGCCAGGTAGGGATCGACGATCTGGCGGATGCCGTCCGGATAGCCGCCGCCGGTCATGGCACCGGTGGCGCCGGCGTCGAGGTCGGCCAGCAGGGTGATCGCCTCCTCGCCGTCCCACGGCCCCTCGATGGCGTCGCCGCCCAGCTCGATCAGGGTGCGCAGCTTGGCCGCCGCCTGCGGCACCTCGATCTTGAAATAGGAGACGTTGGCGATCTCGCGCGCCATGCGGGCCAGCAGCGGGGCCGGCAGCGGCGTGCCGCTGACCGGCGCGTCCTGGATCATGATCGGAATGTCGATGGCGTCGGACACCCGCTGGAAAAACTCGACGATTCCCGCCTCCGGCACGCGGATGGTGGCGCCGTGATAGGGCGGCATCACCATGACCATCGCGGCCCCCAGATCCTGGGCGCGGCGGCTGCGGTCGGCGCAGGCGCGGGTGCTGAAATGGGTGGTGGTGACGATCACCGGCACCCGGCCGGCGACATGGGACAGCATCGTCTCCATCAGCACCGTGCGCTCGTCGTCGGTCAGCACGAACTGTTCGGAGAAGTTGGCGAGGATGCACAGGCCGGTGGAGCCGGCGTCGATCATGAAATCGACGCAGCGCTTCTGACCATCGAGGTCCAGTTCTCCCGATTCGGTGAAGATGGTGGGGACGACTGGGAAGACGCCACGATAGGGGCGGGCGCTGGACGACATGGCGGTAGGGTCCTTCCTCGAAATCTTAAGCGACAGTGGGCGCAACGGTTCAGGAGCGCAGGCTTCCGAACCCGCAGGGCGGAAGGCCGCGCACGCCCGGATCACACTCGAACAGCGATCCTGCCAGCGGCTCCTCATCCCGGCCATGCGCCGCGGTGGTGATGAACAGCCGGTCCAGGTCCGGACCGGCGAAAACGCAGGAGGTGACGCGGGACACCGGCAGCGCGACCGCGCGGTCCAGGGTCCCGTCGGGGCGGAACCGGCTGACGCGGGCACCGTCCCAATGGGCGATCCACAGGCCGCCCTCGGCATCGCAGGTCATGCCGTCGGGATAGCCGTCGGCCTCGGTGAAGCGGATATGGACACGCTTGCCCGACAGGCCGCCGTCGGCGCCGATGTCGAAGGCATAGACGGTCCGCGCCGCGCTGTCGGTGTGGTAGATCGTCCGGCCGTCCGGCGACAGCGCCGGGCCGTTGGCGACGGTGTAGCCGGTGTCGACCTGCGTGACCGAGCCGCCTCCCGCCCCATCGGCGTCGATGCGGTAGAAGCTGCCGGCCGGCGCCTCCTCCGCATCGTCCATGCTGCCGATCCACAGCCGGCCCAGGGCGTCGGCCTTGCCGTCGTTCAGGCGGTTGCCGAACCCGTCGGGCTCGATTCGGGCAATCTCCCCGGTGATCGTCACCTGACCAGGCTCCAGCCGCAGCCGGACCACCCGGCGCGAGCGCAGGCCGGCGATGAAGCCGTCGCCATCGGCGCTTTCCACCAGCCAGCAGGCGGCATCCTCCAGTTCCCACCCCGCCTGCGAACCGTCGGACAGGCCGCGGCGCAGGATGCGGGATCCCCGGATGTCGACGAAATAGACGGCATCCTGCCGCGGGGACCAGAGCGGACCTTCCCCCAGCAGCGCCCGGACCTGCCAGACGCAACGCGCTTCCTGCGCCATGCCGCTTTACTCCCCCATCGCCCCGATGGCCGCTCCCGACAGCGGCCTTTTTAAATTTTGTTGACGGCCCAAACGATAAGGGGCCTCTTGATAATCGTCCAATATGAAGATCGGCGCTTGCGATACCAAATGTCGTATCCCCGACATCCCGCGATCAAGGCGTCCCCGCCCATCGGAGGCATCCGCCCGTGACCACCCAACGTTTCGCGCCGAACTGGTTCCAGAAGGCGAGGCTGAAGCTGCGCCATCTCCAGCTGTTCGCGGCGCTCGACGAGCACCGCAACCTGCACCGCGCCGCCGCCAGCCTGAACATGTCGCAGCCCGCCGCCTCCAAACTGCTGGGCGACCTGGAGGAGACGCTGGGGATCGAGCTGTTCGACCGGCACGGCCGCGGGATCGAGCCGAACTGGTACGGCAGCATGATGATCCGCCATGCCCGGATGATCCTCAGCGAGTTGCAGGAGACGGGTGAGGAGCTGAACACCCTGCTCGCCGGCCACAGCGGCCGGGTGTCGATCGGCACCGTCATGGCCCCGGCGGTGGAGCTGATGGTGCCGGTCATCAGCAGCCTGACCCGCGAGCATCCCAACCTGAAGATCGCCGTGGCGGTGGAGACCAGCGACGTGCTGGCCGACCGGGTCCGCCAGGGGGTGATGGATTTCGCCATCGGCCGCCTGCCCGGCCATTTCGACCCCACCGCCTTCGAATATCAGGAGATCAGCAGCGAGGAGCTGTGCTTCATCTGCCGCGACGGCAACCCGCTGCTGCGGCTCGGCCGTCCGCTGACCGCCGCCGACCTGACCGACGCCACCTGGATCCTCCAGCCCGTCGGCACCCTGCTGCGCGACCGGGTGGAGGCGCTGTTCCGCGCCGAAGGCGCCCGGTTGCCGCACAAGGTGATCGAAAGCGCCTCTCCCGTCATCTCCATGGCGATGGTGGCGGAAACCGATTCGGTGACCGTCTTCGCCCGCGCTCTCGCCCAGGTGTTCTCGCCCAGCGGCTGCTGCGCCATCATGCCCTTCCACAAGCGTTTCAGCGTCGAGCCTTATGGCATCTTCTGGCTGAAGGACCGGCCGCTGTCGCCGGGCGCCCGCACCGTGCTGTCGGCGGTGCGCGCAGCGTCGGAGCGCAAGATGCGGCAGAAGGCGGCGGCCACCCCGACCGCCGTGATGGTCGATACCGAAATTCATATCGATTTGCCGAATAATCATATTTGACAGTTATGGGAAAAGGGAGGATTGCTAGGGACACCAACCATCGCGTCAAACGCCATCCGCGCCACAGAACGCGGGGGCGGCGTATCGCGTGCCGTAGTAACGGGGAGGATTCCGGTCCATGTCGTCCGCTAAGCGCATTTCCATCACTTCCAAATTCGCCGGCCTCGCCGTCGGCATTCTGGTCGCCACCGGCGCCGGTGCCCCGGCCATGGCCCAGACCAAGCCGACCGTCGGCATCTCCATGCCGACCAAGTCGTCGGCGCGCTGGATCGACGACGGCAACAACATGGTCAAGTATTTCCAGGAAAAGGGATACAAGACCGACCTGCAATATGCAGAGGACGACATCCCCAACCAGCTCGCCCAGATCGAGAACATGGTCACCAAGAACGAAAAGGTTCTGGTGATCGCCGCCATCGACGGGACGACGCTGACCGACGTGCTGCAGAAGGCGGCGGAGCAGGGTGTGAAGGTCATCGCCTACGACCGCCTGATCCGCGGTTCGGCCAATGTCGACTACTACGCCACCTTCGACAACTTCCAGGTCGGCGTCCTCCAGGCCTCCTACATCGAGAAGGCGCTGGGCCTGAAGGACGGCAAGGGTCCG contains the following coding sequences:
- a CDS encoding LysR family transcriptional regulator produces the protein MTTQRFAPNWFQKARLKLRHLQLFAALDEHRNLHRAAASLNMSQPAASKLLGDLEETLGIELFDRHGRGIEPNWYGSMMIRHARMILSELQETGEELNTLLAGHSGRVSIGTVMAPAVELMVPVISSLTREHPNLKIAVAVETSDVLADRVRQGVMDFAIGRLPGHFDPTAFEYQEISSEELCFICRDGNPLLRLGRPLTAADLTDATWILQPVGTLLRDRVEALFRAEGARLPHKVIESASPVISMAMVAETDSVTVFARALAQVFSPSGCCAIMPFHKRFSVEPYGIFWLKDRPLSPGARTVLSAVRAASERKMRQKAAATPTAVMVDTEIHIDLPNNHI
- a CDS encoding dihydrodipicolinate synthase family protein yields the protein MSSSARPYRGVFPVVPTIFTESGELDLDGQKRCVDFMIDAGSTGLCILANFSEQFVLTDDERTVLMETMLSHVAGRVPVIVTTTHFSTRACADRSRRAQDLGAAMVMVMPPYHGATIRVPEAGIVEFFQRVSDAIDIPIMIQDAPVSGTPLPAPLLARMAREIANVSYFKIEVPQAAAKLRTLIELGGDAIEGPWDGEEAITLLADLDAGATGAMTGGGYPDGIRQIVDPYLAGDREAAVAAYGRWLPLINHENRQCGIATAKILMKEGGVIKSDAMRHPMASPHPISREGLLDAAKRLDPLVLRWAR
- a CDS encoding SMP-30/gluconolactonase/LRE family protein → MAQEARCVWQVRALLGEGPLWSPRQDAVYFVDIRGSRILRRGLSDGSQAGWELEDAACWLVESADGDGFIAGLRSRRVVRLRLEPGQVTITGEIARIEPDGFGNRLNDGKADALGRLWIGSMDDAEEAPAGSFYRIDADGAGGGSVTQVDTGYTVANGPALSPDGRTIYHTDSAARTVYAFDIGADGGLSGKRVHIRFTEADGYPDGMTCDAEGGLWIAHWDGARVSRFRPDGTLDRAVALPVSRVTSCVFAGPDLDRLFITTAAHGRDEEPLAGSLFECDPGVRGLPPCGFGSLRS